DNA from Quercus lobata isolate SW786 chromosome 1, ValleyOak3.0 Primary Assembly, whole genome shotgun sequence:
agGACTTTTCACTATCGATGTAGGCTTTTCAAAGCCGAACTATGTTGTTAATTCCCTACGTTCtatctctttcttcctctctttgaattctttttctttttcataatttctGATGTACATTATCTTTATACGATAACGATGTCTCACCTTTTTCTAACATGGTATTTATAGACATACCTCATCTATTAGTTATGTTCTATAATATGGTGTGTTGCAAAACCTCTATGATCTCCACGAAATAATATCTATAATCATCAAATCCAAGATTTTTCTATCAATATTACCTCTAGCCACTCTGCAGTCTGCACGATTAATCTTGGTTTATTCCTGGTTGTGGACAATGTCAAGGTTCTCACTCCCACCATCGTCGTCACTTGTCAGCCACTCACAAGCTCATCATAATTTATTCCATGTTAGTGCACAACGTACCTACAACCTTAGAAGCATCTTtcttaaatatgatattttcttacaaaatgaTTTGGGTGATATCAATTGGTGTAATGCATATTTCTTCTACATCTGATCTTCAGCTTTCGTTATCATCATACATGTGTTACTCGAGTTATTCAATTGACAGCACGAAAAATATTTgtggttttccttttttgggctTAAGGTAGTGAAGATGAAaggttcattaaaaaaaaaaaaaaaaaaaaaaggtagtgaAGATGAAAGGATATGGCCAAATAATTACTAGTTATTGGTGGTGCTTTATTttggggtttgatttttgggttgGTGGTGTGGCTGATCCAAAAGCTTTGGATTTCGTGTTAGTTTTTGACCAActaattgtaaaaaattgagtttatcCAGATTTGGTTTGATTCTGCTAATGGGTCTTAAGATATGTATATTTGGTTGAATTTGTGTACAAATTGGATAGAAATTTTCGGTTGAATATTTGATCTATGTATAGAAATTTGTTGTTGACTACGATactaggctttttttttttttttttttttgtttttttttttttttccttgtgttCTTCccaatcataaataaataaataaataaaaaataatttaaattaatttttggattaatttaatttaagaaattcgttagggaaaaaaaagtaaactatATCATTTTTGGATGGTAAACAAAAGCTACATAACAAAATTAAGCTAAATGACTAAATTAAATGCGGATTAAAATTAGAAGATTGAATTATATCTTGAACAAAATTAGAAAGTATCCTTTGTAatttaactctttctttttaattctttgtctTCTCCaaacaaagtttaaaaaaaaaaaaattatcttcctCATTTATCAATTGCAGATCTCACTAACTGTCCTAACAttgaagttatttttaaaatagaaatgtaaaagaaataaagtaatttttagaaatgtaaaatgcatttttttagcATTTCCGGATGAGAATGCTTTGCCCGGTGAACTCAGACTAGATTTAGTAAATTGTACGCGCtattattcaatatttaaaaataaatttaaaattaattctaTGGTAtataaaaggaggggaaaaGAACAAATAAACAAGAACCATATGTATTAATTTAGCAACTAAAAAAAGGAACACTATGTATTAACATGTAACTTTTTTATGAAAAGTTTTCAATATGCTAAcgttatttattatcaaaagaACAAACATTGAATTTCTAGTTCCcatgccaaaaattaaaaacgtaTTTCATAATTTCAGTGAAAGAAAACCCACcctgtttctccaaaaaaaaaaaaaaaaaaaaaaaaaaaaaaaaaaaaaaaaaaaaaaaaaaaacccaccctAATCTCCACCAAACTCTggggtcaagtcagaattcagACAAAAAGAAGGTGGCAAAGACGAAGGGGTTCACTCAATCAATTCCACGTTCACATTGATGCCACCTTCTGCATTGTCATACTCTCTGCCAAAGCAGAAATCAGCAGGACTTTTAACACGCCCATGTGCCCAACAGGCCAGTATTCAAAGCCTCCGTAATATTACACGTAAGGCGGCGCTGGAATTTTATAATTCTCAGATGAAATTGATGACTACCACAAATGATTCTGATCTGAATTCGATGAaacttttatttaataaacCATGGCACATCATTCAACCCAATTGTCAAAATACTAGAAAaagatttctttctttttaataacataaaatttaataccaaaaataaaaataaaaataaattttatacaaatttgctaaatatatatacaaacagtctttctctttttcatgtCACCACACTAccttaattcaaaaaaaaaaaaaaaaacaaaacaataataaaaaaacctaatcagagttaGCTCAAATAATCTTTGAACATCATATCAATGGGCATATGTTGTGTGGCTGGCTCATTCTATGttttccaaccaaacacatgctTCCACACCCaactaaaacttttaaaaataaaaacacaaaaaactacaaaactgaaatatcccaaccaaaaaaaaaaaagaaatacaattttgctaatttaaaaaaagattaaaaaaaattaatagagtCTAAAGCAATCAGAGGGATCAGAGAGGAGCGCAAGAACAAGAAGGGCACCTGATGAGACCGTTCTCGTTGCACGCGATACAACACATGAAGCCAGTTTTGTCGTTGTACAGCTTATGGCTACCGTGGCACTCGTCACAGAGAATAAAACAATAACCGCCACACGTGTCACAGACGCCAGGTTCCACTGCGGGCAAGCCTTGTACGATTTTCTTGAGCTCGCCGGTTTCGTGAAGTTGGCGAATCTCGTCCGCGCCTCCGACGTACCTACCGCCGATGAAAACCCTCGGTAACGTCAACTTTCTTCGACCGAGGATCTGCTGTAACTCGCTTAGGAACCCGGAATCCATGGATAGATCTCGTTCGTCGATCGAGACGCGAAACCCTCGGAGAATAGATCGGACGGCTTTGCAGTCCTCGAACGTGCGCCGGACCACGCGGAGGCTGGTGAAGTACAATACGATTCGTTTCTCTGCGCCAGGGAATGAAATCGACGGCCCGGATTGGCCATTGAAAACGGACTCGGGTGGGCGAGTTGACCAGGAGCGGAGGAGCGAGCTGGCGAGTCGGACTCGGTGGAAAATGGAAGGTAGAGGTTTTTTTGGGGTGGATAATTGAGAGGAAGAGGAAGGGGAGTCGGACTCGTCGTCGTCGTCTAAGCAGAGGTCAGGTAGGTCTTTGAAGGAAGAGCAAGCGAAGTGGGTGGATGGAGATGATGACGTGTCGTGAATCTTAACCGTTGATTTGCCCCACGACCGCCACATTTGTTTTGTGGGTAGTGATTTTGAAATCTGAGGAATTCGGATTCCTGAAAATGCTGAAAACAGAAGagagacttttttttatttgtgtgtttttttgtttttttttttttatttttgggggggCTGGGGGGGTTTGGGAAGCTGAAAAGcggttttgtttttggattttttaatatatatgtatgaatgaatgaatgaagtaTTGAGATTGTTTTGTTGGAGGAGGAGAGTTTGGGGCTTTTGGGTTGGTTAAGGTAGTTGAGGGAAGAGAGGTGAGGTGGGtttgtttttttgcttaaaTGGGTTTTATGAGTGATGGGAGGTTGTGATTATTAGATGGGATTACTTAGCCTAATTATAGATGAGATGTCCTGTTTAGTGGATGGGATTATTTACCCTAAATTATATATTActatattcttctttttattcttttttgggcCATGGGTGACCTGGTCAATGTTCAGGctcttccttccttccttccttccttGGGTAATATTTGCGGAGTGGGATTTCTTTCTTTGCATTTCTCTTTCTACTTCTACAATGCTTTACTTTACGTTATGAAAAATTGCAATTAATTAATACCTGGCCCCCTGGGTCCATTTCCCAAATTTAATGGTCTCCATGGTGACACGATTGCATTTAACTACACAATAAAGGGCATTTTTCAATGAAGCACTAAGAACTACAGTATTTTACCCCCATATACCATTCGTGCAAATTATTGaacatcttttaatttttgttttcctggGAAACTTGAATAACAATTCTGCATTATACTTGTAAATATGTAGTAATTGACTGCAGGCTCCTCTGTGTGACATTATAATGGAGTAATATTCATGCGGATCATAAATTGGCTACGCTTAACAATATTTCACTCATTGAGTTAAGATGGGAGCGTGATAGTTTCCATTCCTCCCATTAATGGCACTTGACTTTGTGTGTTTCCCCCTGCTGACAGTACCACAAATTGGGAATGAATATTACTACTAGTTTGCTACACTACACCTTACGCCCTAGCCAAGGccaaataataaatgaaagaaaaatcaataataaaacaGAGCTGCAATTTGTGTTCTGGGACCATTGATAAATGATAATTACTGTAGGGGAGACAAGGCGTGTTTTGTAGTTCTGAATCGGTTGTTTCCAAAAGCTAAAGGTTAAAGATGAAACCCACCACCATGTGGGTGGATTCTGAAAAGTTTCACATGGTCTCAGGGTAAGAAAGTGGagatcaccaaaaaaaaaaaaaccatccgCATCGATCCACATGCTGATTGATTGGGCTGGGGCATGGAATAGAAGAACCTAGAAATCCCCTGTGAAACCAGAATTGTTATTCCTTGTTTTAGGCATCTTCTCATTACACAGTATGCCATCTCTGCCCATCTTTGTTACAATCAACAGTCTCACTTCAGAGCTGTCAAAATCCGTGTCTCAATATCCAACTTCCATACGATCACAGATTGGCTCCGGCTTTTGATTCTGTTTGACTTTTATCTGGCATCTGGCTGGATCTACAATAATagtaacaataaaattaaatattaagaATTATTGATGTTTATTagtacctttctttttttttttttcttttttcagtatTGTTgctgtcaatattttatgtccCTATAGCAAgatgacttaaaattggtggAAGCATGGTAGTTATTTATATGTAACTTTAATATGGAAGATTTTTGTATTGTGTTTGAAAATACAAATACATTACCCcttttcacaaatataaaaaataaaaattataagtgattagttacaaaattgagaGCATCCTTATGGGGTTGAAGGCCCAAATCATCCATTGGGCCTTTGGCCTTGGCTGAGGACATGAGTTGTCcgagaaagaataaataactaTAAGTGATACAA
Protein-coding regions in this window:
- the LOC115954471 gene encoding uncharacterized protein At5g39865 — translated: MWRSWGKSTVKIHDTSSSPSTHFACSSFKDLPDLCLDDDDESDSPSSSSQLSTPKKPLPSIFHRVRLASSLLRSWSTRPPESVFNGQSGPSISFPGAEKRIVLYFTSLRVVRRTFEDCKAVRSILRGFRVSIDERDLSMDSGFLSELQQILGRRKLTLPRVFIGGRYVGGADEIRQLHETGELKKIVQGLPAVEPGVCDTCGGYCFILCDECHGSHKLYNDKTGFMCCIACNENGLIRCPSCSCAPL